Proteins encoded by one window of Anopheles maculipalpis chromosome 2RL, idAnoMacuDA_375_x, whole genome shotgun sequence:
- the LOC126558204 gene encoding dynein axonemal assembly factor 4-like — MPLIPKNYTWQQKSNSSEDTAADGQSSDIVLRVPFPGNRLQPDDIFTTEQFLKISRSPHYWELFLCHPIDPDASHCSILEHEVVFELVKRDPTLRWDAVELDVPRAERVTLKERYLAQHQKHLEERAKERAVEKDRKKKEEIHRQIERERNDRTAIDTLLEESAQRELKRMELAMVKEYRPDPSKNVPTEQKSSSTIRPVLPAAPNVVPGAPQSPPAVRRSGTLEVTFSDRTFVTPKRESMEQAEQEWTRKQAAARRSVGFADDDLRPDERNPEWLKQRGDTFFQQKNFLAAISAYSAGIRLTKDYYALFLNRSAAHLALENYQRCAEDCSTALQLLQPPVEANRKARVACLARRAAALVKLGFLQQGYDEMVAASRLDPEEGSLRTEVDRLRRVLDERAEEDSESDE, encoded by the exons ATGCCATTGATACCGAAAAATTACACCTGGCAGCAGAAATCCAATAGCTCCGAAGATACTGCCGCTGATGGCCAATCATCCGACATTGTGCTACGCGTACCGTTTCCCGGAAATCGTTTGCAACCGGATGACATCTTCACAACGGAACAGTTCCTGAAAATATCGCGTTCACCACACTACTGGGAATTGTTCCTGTGTCATCCGATCGATCCTGACGCGAGCCACTGTAGCATCCTAGAGCATGAGGTAGTATTCGAGCTGGTCAAGCGAGATCCAACCCTGCGTTGGGATGCGGTCGAGTTGGATGTACCGCGAGCGGAAAGGGTCACCCTCAAGGAACGCTATCTAGCGCAGCACCAGAAGCATCTGGAGGAACGGGCCAAGGAACGGGCGGTGGAAAAGGATcgtaaaaagaaggaagaaatacATCGTCAAATCGAACGGGAACGGAACGACCGTACCGCCATCGATACGCTGCTGGAAGAGTCAGCGCAGCGGGAACTGAAGCGAATGGAACTGGCAATGGTAAAGGAGTATCGTCCAGATCCTTCAAAAAATGTACCAACTGAGCAGAAAAGTTCATCCACCATTCGCCCTGTTTTACCTGCAGCACCCAATGTTGTCCCCGGTGCACCTCAATCACCGCCGGCAGTGCGTCGTTCCGGCACGCTCGAGGTAACGTTCAGCGATCGAACTTTTGTAACACCGAAGCGTGAATCGATGGAACAGGCCGAACAGGAGTGGACCCGCAAGCAGGCCGCCGCCCGCCGTTCGGTAGGCTTCGCCGACGACGACCTCCGTCCGGACGAGCGTAATCCCGAGTGGCTCAAGCAGCGAGGCGATACGTTTTTCCAGCAGAAAAACTTTCTGGCCGCCATTTCGGCGTACAGTGCCGGGATACGGCTTACGAAGGATTACTATGCGCTGTTCCTAAACCGGTCCGCTGCACACTTGGCGCTCGAAAATTATCAACGCTGC GCAGAAGATTGCTCAACAGCGTTGCAACTTTTGCAACCGCCGGTTGAAGCGAATCGTAAGGCACGGGTAGCTTGCCTTGCCCGGCGAGCAGCCGCACTTGTGAAGCTAGGATTTCTTCAGCAAGGATACGACGAAATGGTGGCTGCCAGTCGGCTCGATCCGGAGGAGGGAAGTCTTCGGACCGAGGTGGACCGTTTGAGGCGTGTTCTGGACGAGCGGGCTGAGGAGGACTCAGAATCGGATGAATAA